The following are from one region of the Synechococcus sp. CBW1108 genome:
- a CDS encoding DUF1778 domain-containing protein has protein sequence MAVDERLDLKLSAADKQLFAQAAAIEGVSMAAFVRLAAKQRATEAIERDQQITLSQRDFKAFHAAIAQTFEPNAALRDALEQARTCVSRV, from the coding sequence GTGGCCGTCGATGAGCGCCTGGATCTCAAGCTCAGCGCTGCAGACAAGCAGCTCTTTGCCCAGGCGGCAGCCATCGAAGGGGTTTCCATGGCTGCTTTTGTGCGCTTGGCGGCCAAGCAGCGTGCCACCGAAGCCATTGAGCGCGATCAGCAGATCACACTGTCTCAACGGGATTTCAAGGCCTTTCATGCCGCGATAGCTCAAACGTTTGAGCCGAATGCGGCCCTGCGGGATGCGTTGGAGCAGGCCCGCACATGCGTGAGCCGTGTTTGA
- the gyrA gene encoding DNA gyrase subunit A: MADPSGPGADSPGESGGSGNSRIIQTDLRNEMSRSYLEYAMSVIVGRALPDARDGLKPVHRRILYAMYELGLTSDRPYRKCARVVGEVLGKYHPHGDTAVYDALVRMAQDFNMRMPLVNGHGNFGSVDGDPPAAMRYTESRLQALTTDSLLDDIEAETVDFADNFDGSQQEPTVLPARIPQLLLNGSTGIAVGMATNIPPHNLTELIDGTLALIANPELDDLQLMAIIPGPDFPTGGQILGRRGIRETYTTGRGSVTMRGVASVETLEVKGRPDRDAVIITELPFQTNKASLIERIAELVNDKKLEGIADIRDESDRDGMRIVIELRRDAYPQVVLNNLFKLTPLQNNFSAYMLALVKSEPVLLTLRKMLQVFIDFRVETIERRTRYLLRKAEERDHILLGLLLALDQLDPIIALIRAASDAATARQQLQERHGLTEIQADAILQMQLRRLTALEADKIRLEHEDLVTKIADYKDILGRRERVLTIITEELAALRSRYDSPRRTEILDLEGGLEDIDLIANERSVVLLTENGYLKRMPVSEFEATSRGTRGKAGTKTQGEEAVRLFISCNDHDNLLLFSDRGVVYTVPAYRVPICSRAAKGTPIVQMLPIPREEQITSLLAVSEFAEDAVLVMLTSGGTIKRTRLSAFANIRSNGLIAIDLVESDALTWVRLALPGDSILIGSRNGMTIHFRLTDEELRPLGRTARGVRAMNLRPGDQLVSMDVLPAELADQVASAGVGDDTPDDEAEEVAPSEGPWVLVAAASGLGKRVPVDQFRLQKRAGMGLRAIKFRNKGDVLVGLKVLGAGEELLLVSEKGVIVRTQADAIPQQSRAATGVRLQKLDAGDRLTEVVLVPPAPEEEEAAPTEPGEAVVTNTEE, encoded by the coding sequence ATGGCGGACCCCAGCGGACCCGGTGCTGACTCACCGGGGGAGTCCGGCGGTAGCGGCAATTCGCGGATCATCCAGACCGATCTGCGCAATGAAATGTCGCGCTCCTATTTGGAGTATGCAATGAGTGTGATCGTGGGCCGGGCCCTGCCCGATGCCCGCGATGGTCTCAAGCCGGTGCACCGGCGCATTCTCTACGCGATGTACGAGCTGGGCCTAACCAGCGACCGCCCTTACCGCAAGTGCGCCAGGGTGGTGGGTGAAGTGCTCGGCAAATACCACCCCCACGGCGACACGGCGGTGTACGACGCCCTGGTGCGGATGGCCCAGGACTTCAACATGCGCATGCCCCTGGTTAACGGGCACGGCAACTTCGGCTCGGTGGATGGTGATCCCCCGGCCGCCATGCGCTACACCGAATCACGGCTGCAGGCGCTCACCACCGATAGCTTGCTCGATGACATCGAAGCTGAAACTGTCGACTTTGCCGACAACTTCGACGGCTCCCAACAGGAGCCCACCGTGCTGCCGGCCCGGATCCCCCAGCTGCTGCTCAATGGCTCCACGGGCATTGCCGTGGGGATGGCGACCAACATCCCCCCCCACAACCTCACCGAGCTGATCGACGGAACCCTGGCCCTGATTGCCAACCCCGAGCTCGATGATCTGCAGTTGATGGCGATCATCCCGGGCCCCGACTTCCCAACCGGGGGACAGATCCTGGGCCGCCGTGGCATCCGCGAGACCTACACCACCGGCCGCGGCTCGGTGACGATGCGGGGTGTGGCTTCGGTGGAAACCCTGGAAGTCAAGGGCCGCCCCGATCGGGATGCGGTAATCATCACCGAGCTGCCGTTCCAAACCAACAAGGCATCCTTGATCGAGCGCATCGCCGAGCTGGTCAACGACAAGAAGCTCGAGGGGATTGCCGACATTCGCGACGAATCCGACCGCGACGGCATGCGGATCGTGATTGAGCTGCGCCGTGACGCCTACCCCCAGGTGGTGCTCAACAACCTGTTCAAACTCACGCCGCTACAAAACAACTTTAGCGCCTACATGTTGGCGCTGGTGAAGTCAGAGCCGGTGCTGCTCACCCTGCGCAAGATGTTGCAGGTGTTTATCGACTTCCGTGTCGAGACGATCGAGCGGCGCACCCGCTATTTGTTGCGCAAGGCGGAGGAACGCGACCACATCCTGCTGGGCCTGCTGCTGGCCCTCGACCAGCTCGATCCGATCATCGCCCTGATCCGGGCAGCCTCCGATGCGGCCACGGCCCGGCAGCAGCTCCAGGAGCGCCACGGCCTCACCGAGATCCAAGCCGACGCCATTCTGCAGATGCAGCTGCGGCGGCTGACGGCCCTGGAGGCCGACAAGATCCGCCTCGAGCATGAGGATCTGGTAACCAAGATTGCCGACTACAAGGACATCCTCGGCCGACGTGAACGGGTGCTCACAATCATCACCGAGGAGCTCGCTGCACTGCGCAGCCGGTATGACTCCCCTCGCCGCACCGAGATCCTCGACCTCGAAGGCGGCCTCGAAGACATCGATCTGATCGCCAACGAACGATCGGTGGTGCTGCTCACGGAGAACGGCTACCTCAAGCGGATGCCGGTGAGCGAATTTGAAGCCACCAGCCGCGGCACCCGCGGCAAGGCTGGCACCAAGACCCAGGGTGAAGAGGCCGTGCGGCTATTTATCAGCTGCAACGACCACGACAACCTGCTGCTGTTTTCTGATCGGGGCGTGGTGTACACCGTGCCCGCCTACCGGGTGCCGATCTGCAGCCGGGCCGCCAAGGGCACGCCGATCGTGCAGATGCTGCCGATCCCCCGCGAGGAGCAGATCACCTCGCTGCTGGCGGTGAGTGAATTTGCTGAAGACGCCGTGCTGGTGATGCTCACCAGTGGCGGCACGATCAAGCGAACCCGCCTCTCGGCCTTCGCCAACATTCGCTCCAATGGGTTGATTGCCATCGACCTGGTGGAGAGCGATGCTCTCACCTGGGTGCGGCTGGCCCTGCCCGGCGACAGCATCCTGATCGGATCGCGCAACGGCATGACGATCCACTTCCGGCTCACCGATGAGGAGCTGCGGCCCCTGGGCCGCACTGCCCGCGGCGTGCGTGCCATGAACCTGCGCCCCGGCGACCAGCTGGTGAGCATGGATGTGCTGCCCGCCGAGCTGGCCGACCAGGTGGCCAGCGCCGGCGTAGGGGACGATACCCCTGACGACGAGGCTGAAGAGGTGGCCCCCAGCGAGGGTCCCTGGGTGCTAGTGGCTGCCGCCAGCGGCCTGGGCAAGAGGGTGCCGGTTGATCAATTCCGGCTGCAGAAGCGCGCTGGCATGGGCCTGCGGGCGATCAAGTTTCGCAATAAGGGCGACGTGCTGGTGGGGCTGAAGGTGCTCGGCGCCGGCGAGGAGCTGCTGCTGGTGAGCGAGAAGGGGGTGATCGTGCGCACTCAGGCCGATGCCATTCCCCAGCAGTCCCGCGCCGCCACCGGCGTGCGCCTGCAGAAGCTGGATGCCGGCGACCGCCTCACGGAAGTGGTGCTGGTGCCGCCGGCGCCGGAGGAGGAAGAGGCCGCCCCCACCGAGCCTGGGGAAGCCGTCGTCACCAACACTGAAGAGTGA
- the crtL gene encoding lycopene beta cyclase has translation MSLLRTALMPTDVMVVVLGGGPAALCIAAALAEQGLAVALLAPHDARAPWPNTYGIWGEEVDDLGLGHLLEHRWSNTLSYFGSGAADPADPANQATQHRRDYGLFNRSALQGQWLEACARGGVAILQGQATGFELEPDCGGGGSSDGENSGCSITVLRCADGSRLRTRLLVDATGHQPVFVQRPDEGPVAGQAAYGITGRFSAPPVEPGQFVLMDYRCDHLSAAERAEPPTFLYAMDLGEGRFFVEETSLALAPPVPYATLKQRLERRLAHRGVAVLEVEHEEFCLFPMNLPLPDLQQPVLGFGGAASMVHPASGYMVGSLLRRAPVVAAAVAALLRAEPQAGSARLAQAGWQALWPLELRRKHALYQFGLEKLMRYSEPQLRAHFATFFSLPNQQWYGFLANTATVPELLAAMVRLFAAAPWSVKAALMAQRGREWALGMRLLWPAGL, from the coding sequence ATGAGCCTTCTCCGTACCGCCTTGATGCCCACTGATGTGATGGTGGTGGTGCTGGGGGGGGGGCCGGCAGCCCTGTGTATCGCCGCTGCCCTGGCTGAGCAGGGCCTGGCCGTGGCGCTGCTGGCCCCCCACGATGCCCGCGCCCCCTGGCCGAACACCTACGGCATCTGGGGGGAGGAGGTGGACGACCTCGGCCTGGGCCACCTGCTAGAGCACCGCTGGAGTAACACGCTGAGCTACTTCGGCAGCGGCGCCGCCGACCCGGCCGACCCAGCCAACCAGGCCACGCAGCACCGGCGCGACTACGGCCTGTTCAACCGCTCGGCCCTGCAGGGGCAATGGCTGGAGGCCTGTGCCCGCGGCGGCGTGGCCATCCTGCAGGGCCAGGCCACGGGCTTCGAGCTGGAGCCTGACTGTGGAGGCGGGGGAAGTTCTGATGGCGAGAACTCTGGATGCTCCATAACCGTGCTGCGCTGCGCTGACGGCAGCCGCCTGCGCACCCGTCTGCTGGTGGATGCCACCGGCCATCAGCCGGTGTTTGTGCAACGACCCGATGAAGGCCCCGTGGCCGGTCAGGCGGCCTACGGGATCACGGGCCGCTTTTCGGCGCCACCGGTGGAGCCCGGCCAGTTCGTGCTGATGGACTACCGCTGCGATCACCTCAGCGCGGCTGAGCGGGCCGAGCCTCCCACCTTCCTTTATGCCATGGACCTGGGCGAGGGACGCTTCTTTGTGGAGGAGACCTCCCTGGCCCTGGCGCCACCGGTGCCCTATGCCACGCTCAAGCAGCGCCTCGAGCGGCGGCTGGCCCATCGAGGCGTCGCCGTGCTGGAGGTGGAGCACGAGGAGTTCTGCCTGTTTCCGATGAACCTGCCTTTACCGGATTTGCAGCAGCCGGTGCTCGGCTTCGGCGGGGCGGCCTCGATGGTCCACCCAGCCTCGGGTTACATGGTGGGCTCGCTGCTGCGGCGCGCGCCGGTGGTGGCAGCGGCGGTGGCGGCGCTGCTGCGGGCCGAGCCGCAGGCTGGTTCAGCCCGTCTGGCCCAGGCGGGCTGGCAGGCGCTCTGGCCCCTTGAGCTGCGCCGAAAGCACGCCCTCTATCAGTTCGGGCTGGAGAAGCTGATGCGCTATTCCGAACCCCAGCTGCGGGCCCACTTCGCCACCTTCTTCTCCCTGCCCAATCAGCAGTGGTATGGCTTTTTGGCAAACACGGCCACGGTGCCCGAACTGCTGGCGGCGATGGTGCGCCTGTTTGCTGCGGCGCCCTGGAGCGTGAAGGCCGCTCTGATGGCGCAGCGGGGGCGGGAGTGGGCGCTGGGGATGCGGTTGCTGTGGCCGGCCGGGCTGTAA